In Parasegetibacter sp. NRK P23, a single genomic region encodes these proteins:
- a CDS encoding 1-acyl-sn-glycerol-3-phosphate acyltransferase: MFKSIAGRFFALWGMLWFIATMLLFFPWFLYCRWFLPEPKRTAAFISASRLWMGIYLPMIGCPLKVRGTSNFQKGKNYIVVCNHNSLMDVPVTSPGIPGTNKTIAKKEFAKVPLFGIIYQLGSVLVDRKSEQSRRDGYQQMKAVLEMGLHMCIYPEGTRNKTSEPLKPFKDGAFRLALETGKPVMPALLYHTRGVMPAGKIFFLWPHPLEMHFLPSMSPASGESVKAFRERVFEVMKTELIAAEKRKN, translated from the coding sequence ATGTTCAAATCTATTGCAGGCAGGTTCTTCGCCTTGTGGGGCATGTTGTGGTTCATTGCCACCATGCTGCTTTTCTTTCCCTGGTTTCTGTATTGCAGGTGGTTTTTACCCGAACCGAAAAGAACTGCGGCCTTCATCAGCGCTTCCCGTTTGTGGATGGGTATCTATCTTCCAATGATCGGTTGCCCGTTGAAGGTGCGGGGTACATCGAATTTTCAAAAAGGTAAAAATTATATTGTCGTTTGTAACCACAATTCTTTGATGGACGTACCGGTCACTTCCCCCGGCATACCGGGTACGAACAAAACCATCGCCAAAAAAGAATTCGCTAAAGTTCCCCTGTTCGGCATCATTTACCAGTTGGGCAGCGTTTTGGTGGACCGGAAAAGTGAACAGAGCCGCAGAGATGGCTACCAGCAAATGAAAGCCGTACTGGAAATGGGCCTGCACATGTGCATTTACCCGGAAGGAACGCGCAACAAAACCAGTGAACCGCTAAAACCCTTTAAAGATGGCGCTTTCCGCCTTGCGCTTGAAACAGGGAAGCCGGTAATGCCCGCTTTACTTTACCATACAAGAGGGGTGATGCCCGCAGGAAAAATATTCTTCCTCTGGCCTCATCCGCTGGAAATGCATTTTCTTCCATCCATGAGTCCGGCCTCGGGAGAAAGCGTGAAAGCGTTCCGGGAGCGGGTGTTTGAAGTGATGAAAACTGAATTGATCGCGGCCGAAAAAAGGAAAAACTAA
- a CDS encoding putative LPS assembly protein LptD, with protein MLLSGITLKSTAVVSNNEPFRNFLTVFQQDTVPPPTLKRPTLRNGDSSLLPVSGRLNLNDTIPVKGDSLRGKDSVVQKIDTLDIKISRDSLDAPVNYQAEDSIVWDIKKNKAYMYGKGVIEYKDVNLTADRISLDQATQLVTATYTLDTAGAQVGVPKLKQAETPFTADTIVYNFKTQRGITKTTFTQQGEMYVAGEKIKKVNENDYFALRATVTTCNYDHPHFAFKANKMKLVNKKLAVTGPIHPEFEGVPIPLYLPFGLFPMSKGGRQSGILAPTFSTNEQFGLGLEGLGYYKVLNDNFDVTLLTNVYSYGGWSVNVQPTYRKRYRYQGGMTFRMQDFKVNFKGDPDYTQTKTFNITWNHSVDGKARPGQTFSASVNAGSTKFNQYIPNNPTANFNNNLNSSIAYSKTWEGVANLTASANHNQNAVTRLVQLNLPDIGFTVNTLYPFQREEMVGQPKWYEKLGVGLNTNFRSMVSFYDSAFSFRQLIDTFQWGASHNVPITLSLPPLGPLQIAPSVSFDERWYAQEFIRQWNPTDGKVDTIINKGFYSARQMAFGLGFNTAIFGTKNFKNSRLVALRHVIRPSVGLNYRPDFQKDNYYTSQVDTSGRAQRFSRFDGSIFGGFGEGTFGGMSFGVDNNLEMKIRSKKDTGDAAIKKVRLIDGFGFNGSYNFMADSFKLSDISLYIRSTLFEKLNITANGNLSPYKVDAQGYRLKEYMWEGRKFSPGALGRITGGSIAMSTSFSSKPKDDKKQQTKEEMEDELGPLTAEEQQAQLDFARRNPGEFADFNIPWSINTSFSLSFQRVPKTDYSGFETVVNSNLNLGGDFNLTEKWKMGANTFFDFKTGKIQSFTMFITREMHCWQMSINITPVGLYRFFNITLQPKSGLLRDLKVNRTRYFYTGF; from the coding sequence TTGCTTTTATCTGGAATAACGCTTAAATCTACTGCGGTTGTATCCAACAACGAGCCTTTTCGTAATTTTTTAACAGTCTTTCAACAGGATACTGTTCCACCGCCAACACTCAAAAGACCAACACTGCGGAACGGAGATTCTTCCCTGTTGCCGGTTTCAGGCAGACTCAATCTAAATGATACGATTCCTGTTAAAGGAGATTCACTGCGTGGAAAAGATTCCGTTGTACAAAAGATTGATACACTCGATATAAAGATATCCAGAGACTCTTTAGATGCTCCGGTGAACTACCAGGCGGAAGATTCCATCGTGTGGGACATCAAAAAGAACAAGGCCTATATGTATGGGAAGGGTGTGATCGAATACAAAGATGTAAACCTGACCGCCGACCGCATCAGTCTCGATCAGGCTACACAATTGGTTACCGCCACCTATACGCTGGACACCGCTGGCGCCCAGGTGGGCGTGCCCAAACTGAAACAGGCGGAAACGCCTTTCACCGCGGATACCATTGTGTATAATTTCAAAACACAACGCGGCATTACGAAAACCACGTTCACCCAGCAGGGAGAAATGTATGTGGCCGGGGAGAAGATCAAAAAGGTAAACGAGAACGATTATTTCGCCCTCCGTGCCACCGTTACCACCTGTAACTATGACCATCCGCACTTTGCCTTCAAGGCCAATAAAATGAAACTGGTGAACAAGAAGCTGGCCGTTACCGGCCCTATTCACCCGGAATTTGAAGGTGTGCCCATCCCGTTGTACCTGCCATTCGGCTTGTTCCCGATGTCGAAAGGTGGCCGACAATCCGGTATCCTCGCACCAACTTTTTCCACGAACGAACAGTTCGGCCTCGGATTGGAAGGATTGGGGTACTACAAAGTGCTGAACGATAATTTTGATGTAACCTTACTCACCAACGTATATTCTTATGGTGGATGGTCGGTGAACGTTCAGCCCACGTACAGGAAACGTTACCGCTACCAGGGTGGCATGACCTTCAGGATGCAGGATTTTAAAGTGAACTTCAAAGGCGACCCGGATTATACGCAAACAAAAACCTTCAACATTACCTGGAACCACAGTGTGGATGGAAAGGCCAGACCCGGACAAACATTTTCCGCCAGCGTGAACGCCGGTTCCACCAAATTCAACCAGTATATTCCCAATAACCCCACCGCCAATTTCAACAATAACCTTAACTCTTCCATCGCGTACAGCAAAACCTGGGAAGGCGTGGCCAACCTCACGGCCAGCGCCAACCACAACCAGAACGCCGTTACCAGGCTGGTACAGTTGAACCTGCCGGATATCGGTTTTACGGTCAATACATTGTACCCGTTCCAGCGGGAAGAAATGGTGGGACAGCCGAAATGGTACGAAAAACTCGGGGTAGGACTGAACACCAACTTCCGGAGCATGGTATCGTTTTATGATTCCGCGTTCAGCTTCCGCCAATTGATTGATACGTTCCAGTGGGGCGCTTCCCATAATGTGCCTATCACGCTTTCTTTGCCGCCGCTGGGCCCGTTGCAGATTGCGCCTTCCGTGAGTTTCGATGAAAGATGGTACGCGCAGGAATTCATCCGCCAATGGAACCCGACAGACGGAAAGGTGGATACCATCATCAACAAAGGATTCTATTCCGCCCGCCAGATGGCCTTCGGCCTGGGCTTCAACACCGCAATCTTCGGTACCAAAAACTTTAAGAACTCCCGGCTCGTGGCCCTGCGCCACGTAATACGTCCATCAGTTGGTTTGAACTATCGCCCCGATTTCCAAAAAGATAATTATTATACCTCCCAGGTGGATACCTCCGGCAGGGCACAGCGCTTCTCCCGTTTCGACGGAAGTATTTTCGGCGGCTTCGGCGAAGGTACTTTCGGGGGCATGAGCTTCGGTGTAGACAATAACCTGGAGATGAAAATCCGCTCCAAAAAAGATACTGGCGACGCAGCCATTAAAAAAGTGCGCCTGATTGACGGTTTTGGTTTCAATGGTTCTTACAACTTCATGGCCGATTCTTTCAAATTATCGGATATCAGTTTGTACATCAGGAGTACATTATTCGAGAAGCTGAACATCACCGCCAACGGAAACCTCAGCCCTTACAAAGTGGATGCCCAGGGATACCGGTTGAAAGAATACATGTGGGAAGGCCGTAAATTCTCTCCCGGCGCATTGGGCAGGATCACAGGCGGAAGCATCGCCATGAGTACCTCTTTCAGCAGCAAACCCAAAGACGATAAAAAGCAACAGACAAAAGAGGAAATGGAAGATGAACTTGGGCCATTGACCGCGGAAGAACAGCAGGCGCAGCTAGACTTCGCCCGCCGGAACCCGGGAGAGTTCGCGGATTTTAATATACCCTGGTCTATCAATACTTCTTTCTCCCTGAGTTTTCAGCGTGTACCCAAAACAGATTATTCCGGCTTCGAAACGGTAGTGAATTCCAACCTGAATCTCGGAGGAGATTTTAACCTCACGGAGAAATGGAAAATGGGCGCAAATACTTTCTTCGATTTCAAAACAGGCAAAATTCAGTCTTTCACCATGTTCATCACGCGTGAAATGCACTGCTGGCAGATGTCCATCAACATCACGCCCGTGGGTTTATACCGTTTCTTCAACATCACGCTTCAACCTAAATCGGGCCTGCTCCGCGACCTGAAAGTGAACCGTACCCGTTATTTCTACACCGGCTTCTGA
- a CDS encoding N-acetylmuramoyl-L-alanine amidase, translating into MLKKISLCLALVAIIVTAISFRNNLSPNRANALRTIIIDPGHGGSDGGANGSFSKEKDICLAVSLKLGDLLKKELPNTKILFTRTTDIYPDLHSRANFANESRGDLFVSIHVNSAPAKKGRELTGYKTSTYWKNKKKYTRKVPQYRYYTIPNPAKGTETYIWGSHKNDEKEVALRENAPMLMEENYQAKYGDIDPNSQDFIVMASLKTKQFFKRSATLALHVEEEFRKVGRASRDIKQRAVGIWVLQATAMPSILVETGYISNKEEEEYLNSEPGQQEIAQCIATAIKRYKVELESSQVGGVETGSPISNEPPSPYSPSVSKEGTLPKK; encoded by the coding sequence ATGCTCAAAAAAATCAGTCTGTGTCTGGCATTGGTGGCCATTATTGTTACCGCGATCTCTTTCAGGAACAATTTATCTCCCAACAGGGCCAACGCGCTGCGCACCATTATCATAGATCCCGGACACGGGGGTAGCGATGGAGGGGCTAATGGCAGTTTTTCCAAAGAAAAGGACATATGCCTGGCTGTTAGTTTGAAGCTGGGTGATCTGCTGAAGAAAGAATTGCCCAATACCAAAATACTTTTCACCCGCACCACAGATATTTACCCTGACCTGCATTCCCGTGCCAATTTCGCGAACGAAAGCAGGGGCGATCTATTCGTTTCCATTCACGTGAACTCAGCACCCGCAAAAAAAGGCAGAGAACTTACAGGATATAAAACATCCACGTATTGGAAGAACAAGAAAAAATACACCCGTAAAGTACCTCAATACCGCTACTATACCATTCCTAACCCTGCCAAAGGAACAGAAACATACATTTGGGGTTCTCATAAAAATGATGAAAAAGAAGTGGCCTTGCGCGAAAACGCCCCCATGTTAATGGAGGAGAATTACCAGGCCAAATATGGTGACATCGACCCAAATTCGCAGGATTTTATCGTGATGGCCAGTCTGAAAACCAAACAATTCTTTAAAAGAAGCGCGACCCTTGCACTCCATGTGGAAGAAGAATTCCGTAAAGTGGGCCGTGCCAGCCGTGATATCAAGCAACGCGCGGTAGGCATCTGGGTACTTCAGGCCACCGCGATGCCAAGCATTCTGGTGGAAACCGGCTACATCTCTAATAAAGAAGAAGAAGAATACCTGAACAGTGAACCCGGCCAGCAGGAGATCGCCCAATGCATCGCCACGGCCATCAAACGCTACAAGGTAGAACTGGAATCTTCACAGGTGGGCGGTGTGGAAACTGGTTCTCCTATCAGCAACGAACCTCCTTCCCCATATTCACCTTCGGTATCCAAAGAGGGAACGCTGCCCAAAAAATAA
- a CDS encoding MlaD family protein yields MRISNETKIGVLTAIGIVVLILGFNFLKGNSLFDKKTNFYVEFPNVDGLAPSNPVMINGLQVGAVSTMREKDKNVSGVVVELRMSKELLIPKDSKATINPSLGGLGVTTISIALGTSSEYLQNGDTIGIHNKPGVVEELKKNLAPTLERVNSVMDSLKLTLGGINQTLDPDAQQNIRATIAHLAASTASLQQLLNAQQGALAKSLNNVERFTGTLANNEQKINNVLENVEKTTAKFSEIELESTISALNSSVNSLDSAMAKLNNTEGSAGLLLNDQQLYRNLENSTRSLNILLDDLRMNPKRYVSFSVFGRKEKSGPLTKPAPIDRDTITVKGDTVIVK; encoded by the coding sequence ATGCGCATATCAAACGAAACCAAAATAGGTGTACTTACGGCCATCGGCATCGTGGTACTTATTCTTGGGTTTAATTTTCTGAAAGGCAATTCCCTTTTCGATAAAAAAACAAACTTTTACGTGGAGTTCCCCAACGTGGACGGACTGGCCCCTTCAAATCCCGTTATGATCAACGGTTTGCAGGTGGGTGCCGTTTCCACGATGCGCGAAAAAGATAAAAACGTGAGCGGCGTGGTAGTGGAGCTCCGTATGAGTAAAGAACTCCTCATTCCAAAAGATTCCAAAGCCACCATCAACCCCAGTCTGGGAGGCCTTGGCGTTACCACTATTTCTATCGCGCTGGGCACCTCTTCGGAATACCTTCAGAACGGCGACACCATCGGGATACACAACAAACCCGGTGTGGTGGAAGAACTGAAAAAGAACCTAGCCCCCACCCTCGAAAGGGTAAACAGTGTGATGGATTCGCTCAAACTAACTTTGGGCGGCATCAACCAAACACTCGATCCCGACGCGCAACAGAACATCAGGGCCACGATTGCGCACCTCGCCGCCAGTACCGCATCGCTACAACAACTGCTGAACGCGCAACAGGGTGCCCTCGCAAAATCACTCAACAATGTAGAGCGCTTTACCGGAACACTCGCCAACAACGAGCAGAAGATCAATAATGTGCTGGAGAACGTGGAAAAAACCACGGCAAAATTTTCTGAAATTGAACTGGAAAGCACCATAAGCGCTTTAAACAGTTCAGTAAACTCCCTGGATAGCGCCATGGCGAAACTCAATAATACGGAAGGCTCCGCGGGCCTGTTGCTGAACGACCAGCAGCTTTACCGTAACCTGGAGAATTCCACCAGAAGTCTGAACATATTGCTCGACGACCTGAGGATGAACCCCAAAAGGTATGTAAGCTTCTCCGTATTCGGCAGAAAGGAAAAATCCGGTCCGCTAACGAAGCCCGCCCCCATTGATCGTGACACCATAACGGTAAAAGGAGATACCGTGATCGTTAAATAA
- a CDS encoding OstA-like protein gives MKYFTWSFIVVLGSWMWGSQDNTKAIQHLHFAPVQDTMKHIELRSFDRLGYRADNDSSKFRTVVGHVKALHEGTWFFCDSAIYNIKERKLEAFGNIHINDGDSIHTYGDYLRYHADRRYAYLQKNVRLTDGKAVLTTNELEYDVALKIGIYKNGGKVVNGKSVLTSEEAYYYSDIKDAYFKRNVVLNDPQYNLKADSLLYNLTTETARFITKTTIIDSSKRKITTSEGYYDLKNGAAQFGLNPVIEDGAVTVTGNKIAFDEKTGISQAEGNAVLIDTAQGITILANQLFSNRNSGALLATKKPLLIIKQKTDSIYVAADTLFSGKLSDLATLRDSTNADTLKGLTVVNTESLKDKKDTAASDTASRYFEAYRNVRIFSDSLQAVCDSLFYSGKDSIFRMFRDPVAWANKTQISGDTMYLYTLNKQPLRAYVFNNAIAVNETAKELYNQIKGFTINAYFINGNIDYIRAKGEAESIYYVMDDDSAYVGTNRMTADAIDMRFDSTKELSQIAFINQPKGTQTPIKQVNVAEMRLRGFRWLEARRPKTKYELFE, from the coding sequence ATGAAATATTTTACCTGGTCATTCATTGTGGTACTGGGCTCCTGGATGTGGGGCAGCCAGGACAATACAAAAGCAATACAACATCTGCACTTCGCTCCCGTGCAGGATACGATGAAGCATATTGAACTGCGTTCGTTCGACAGGCTGGGTTATCGTGCAGACAATGACTCGAGCAAGTTCCGTACCGTTGTGGGCCACGTAAAAGCGTTGCACGAAGGCACCTGGTTCTTCTGCGACAGCGCCATCTACAATATTAAGGAACGTAAGCTGGAAGCCTTCGGCAATATCCATATCAACGACGGCGATTCCATTCATACTTATGGTGATTACCTGCGTTACCACGCGGACAGAAGATATGCTTACCTGCAGAAAAATGTGCGTCTTACCGACGGCAAAGCCGTGCTTACCACCAATGAACTGGAATACGATGTAGCGCTGAAGATCGGCATTTATAAGAACGGCGGAAAAGTGGTCAACGGAAAGTCGGTGCTTACCAGTGAAGAAGCCTACTATTATTCGGACATCAAAGATGCCTATTTCAAAAGGAATGTGGTGCTGAACGACCCGCAGTACAACCTTAAAGCGGATTCACTGCTGTACAACCTCACCACCGAAACGGCAAGGTTCATCACCAAAACCACGATCATCGACAGCAGTAAAAGAAAAATCACCACCAGTGAAGGTTATTACGACCTTAAAAACGGCGCGGCGCAGTTCGGTCTTAATCCAGTGATTGAAGACGGCGCAGTTACCGTTACCGGTAACAAGATTGCTTTTGATGAAAAAACAGGTATCAGTCAGGCTGAAGGAAACGCCGTACTGATCGACACCGCACAAGGTATTACCATCCTCGCCAACCAATTGTTCAGCAACAGAAACTCCGGTGCCTTACTGGCCACCAAAAAGCCATTGCTGATCATCAAGCAGAAAACAGATTCGATTTATGTTGCCGCCGACACTTTGTTCTCCGGGAAACTGTCGGACCTCGCCACGCTCCGCGACAGCACCAATGCAGATACCCTGAAAGGACTCACCGTTGTAAATACCGAATCACTGAAAGACAAAAAAGACACCGCCGCTTCGGATACTGCTTCCCGTTATTTTGAAGCGTATCGGAATGTGCGCATCTTCTCAGATTCCCTGCAGGCTGTTTGCGATAGTCTGTTTTACTCCGGAAAAGATTCTATTTTCCGCATGTTCCGCGACCCGGTGGCCTGGGCCAACAAAACGCAGATATCCGGTGATACGATGTACCTGTATACGTTGAACAAACAACCCCTCCGCGCTTACGTGTTCAACAATGCCATCGCGGTGAACGAAACGGCGAAAGAACTGTACAACCAGATCAAAGGGTTTACCATCAACGCTTATTTTATCAACGGGAACATTGATTATATAAGAGCGAAAGGAGAAGCGGAAAGCATTTATTATGTGATGGACGACGACAGCGCTTATGTGGGCACCAACCGGATGACCGCGGATGCGATAGATATGCGTTTTGACTCTACGAAGGAGTTGAGTCAGATCGCGTTCATCAATCAGCCAAAGGGGACGCAAACGCCTATTAAGCAGGTGAACGTGGCGGAGATGCGGCTGCGGGGTTTCCGGTGGCTGGAAGCGAGGAGGCCTAAAACGAAGTATGAGTTGTTTGAGTAG